In Gossypium hirsutum isolate 1008001.06 chromosome D06, Gossypium_hirsutum_v2.1, whole genome shotgun sequence, one genomic interval encodes:
- the LOC107963752 gene encoding uncharacterized protein, which translates to MDKYQYAGFRLELKGYGGSKGFCRGGASSSSGGRKGRSIGKNGVFQSSRLGAPSGSADSHFDRQVVVVDHHNKDNDSNFTNQNMRERESELDQVKRECFRKVKAESASDYEMPLSCISSNGVDIDASRSGSSSGRATTTVHHSPSRCLSGFSFFSGNISFAELIVWVHLGHIMFLLQVLQY; encoded by the exons ATGGACAAATATCAATATGCAGGCTTTAG GTTAGAACTGAAGGGATACGGTGGAAGCAAGGGTTTTTGCAGGGGAGGAGCTTCTTCGTCGAGTGGTGGGAGGAAGGGAAGATCTATTGGAAAGAATGGAGTTTTCCAATCCTCTCGCCTGGGAGCGCCTTCTGGATCTGCTGACTCCCACTTTGACCGTCAG GTGGTTGTTGTTGATCACCATAATAAAGACAACGACTCTAATTTCACCAACCAGAACATGAGAGAACGGGAATCTGAGTTGGATCAAGTGAAAAGAGAATGTTTCAGAAAGGTTAAAGCTGAATCGGCATCTGATTATGAAATGCCACTGTCATGCATATCTTCCAATGGTGTAGATATAGATGCCTCGAGAAGTGGTAGCAGCTCTGGCAGAGCCACCACAACAGTGCATCACTCTCCTTCTCGCTGCCTCTCTGGCTTTAGCTTCTTTTCGGGTAACATTAGCTTCGCAGAGCTAATAGTTTGGGTTCATTTAGGGCATATCATGTTTCTCCTCCAAGTCTTACAATATTGA